The genomic segment tacattaaattctataataacaatgataataataattttattataatatatatatatatatacgggTTTGTTAATTTTCGCAACttatatgaaaatttagttgacaaaaatattttcatatattatcgATTTTAAGTGTTAAAATcaaaggtattttaataatgtcttattttcttttattttttattttaaaataaaaataaaattattaaaatatttttatgtttgaagtatgtctttttttaatatataaagatatttttatcaactaaattttagtataagttaacagatccatatatatatatatcggtTATCTTATATATAAGTAAGTATTTGTCGATcatatcaatatattatttttggacaatataataaagattatatatcaaataattttaagtaattgtATCTAAACATGTCTAATCTGTACGACATGTAACTATTATTAAATAGTCTCACCAATTACATGTCGATTTAGcaaaattaataactataacACATTGACTATCCTGCAATTATGAAACACTCTTGTTATactaaaataatgtaaataatatcCAAGCTCATGCTTATGTAGGTAAAGATCCATGAACACtataaataatatcataaattGCATTGTGAGaaatatgattttcatttttattaattatatttcatattcattatATGATAATGAAATTTCAATTGATATATATCATCACGTCTTAAAACAATTGTTAAGTGAACAATTGCTTCCAATTGTTTTAGGGTACTTATCACATATATGTTTTACTGTTCTGGAATAACATCCATCGCCTAGGTTCTGTTCActtggaggagatgatttggaGGAGAGTGAGTTAATGAATTCGagtgtaaattttttgttgtttatttgagtagatttgaagGTGAGTGAgagttaatttaaaagtaaagtttaCAAAGATTAGTGTACACCaatgtgatagataaaaaatattgtttaattgatatatattgaagattaccaaaatatccttaatagtaaaaataatataaaattgtaatggttaacattatatataattgtaaaaattattataagaagacaaaaaaataaaattaattttaacataaaaaaattgtattattattattttattttgttattattattaaataaatttacaaaaataaaaagggtttaGCTTGTCATGAAACCAATTCTTCATAGGGCAAAGAAAACAAACGTGCAGGGGGCAAGAAaggttttcaattcatatatcCTCAAATCTCTCCTGCACAGCGAAGATGAAAAAATCCCCCATCCCCCAAATCACCTCTTTTCTTTGCTTCCAAATACGTTCAAATGAACATGAAAACAATCTTAAATCCATCTGTGCTAATCTTTGTAAACAGTACCGTGACTCCAAGTGAACAAAGGCTAATGATTAATTCAAAAccagaaagaaaattaaaaaaattgttgtagaagaactaattaaataaaagagattGTATCCTATTGAATATACGTGTTAATCCTTTTTCTCGTCTCTTGAAAAGAACGATTTTGCATTTGATTTTTCGCTGACGAAGTCGTTTTCCTTCCTTCTCCTATATAAGAAGTTAACTTGAGTATTATAGTGTAAATTCAACTTATATCTAATTGAACATCGAACATTCAATTATGTTATACTATGTTtcatacaatattatatatgtgtattttgatatcaattttataaactaGTATACATAATATTTTGGATcatatttaatatgtatatacGAATAATTCATTTgtatagttaaaatattttttaaaacatcaaaataatcATTGTTTCGACAAAAGTATATTTCCCGggtttgtttatatattaaagtataaCATGAATAACATTTGTTGTCTAACTTCAACGAAAACCAGAATAGATGGATATCACAAGTTGTGGCTCAGTTATAAGTCATGTCATGCAGAAGAAGATGACACAGAGTGACTCCAACGCGACAGAAGGGCGCGTGAGGAGCCTGTACGTACCCTCCACGCTTCATTTGATGCAGTGCCCAATCAGATCCCAATGCTGTTTGTTAACAACTGTGAATGTGAGTGTGAGAATAGGACACGAACTTTCCCACTCAGATCATGCCATCAGAATCATCATCATATCACCCTTAACTTAGGTCCCCCTTTGACATTTTCACAATGTCAATGAAAAAGCCaaaattttctctattttatttttggacaTAAAGAAAAATACCAACTAAGCAAGCAAAGCATATCTGTCTAACTCCCCCAACCCCTACAAAGTTCCTCTTTCACATATAATCTCTCTCcctcttttcaaattttcaagtataaataattaattgccGAACTCAGTCAGTGCTCCACCAACCCCTCTTGCTTCTTCCTCTCCCCTTTCTCTTTCCATTCACCCAAAAGTCAGCGCCATCTTTTCTGCCCTATTTTCTTCCAAAACTCTCTTTGCCCTGCATACATACATGGATGAGGACTGGGATCTCTTTGCCATCGTCAGAAGCTGCCAATCAGCTACCAATACTTCCACCGCAGCAATTCCAGAAACCACCACCAATACTACTTCATCTTCTCTCTTCACTTCCTTTCTCAAGGAAGACAGATACGATGCATTTTCCTTTCCCAATACAGTCCAACCCATACCAAATGAGTTTCACCAGCTACACCAATTCTTTTCACCCTTTAACCCCACCACCACCAACGCCACTACCCTCAGTGCTCCTCGCATCAATCCTAATTCCCCTTATTTTGCCCAACAGGAAAGCCAGCAAATTAGTGACCACCTTCCCACTTTGCCTCATTTTTTGCCAGAACCCTCCACTCCCAGTTTTAATAGATTCCCTGACCATCAACAACAGCAACAGAATCAACTACAGTTACTTCAGAAACAGGAATTTCATACACCCCAGAACAATTCACCCACAGTTTCACCAAACGCACAACCTCAAACACCCAAATCAAGAAAAAGGtatcaactttttctttctttcctttgcAACCCAAATAATCCAACTTTCAAATAAACACCTATAAAAACAGTATATTTACATTTACGATTCCCTTTTCTTGTTTTGTAGAAAAAGCCAACAGAAGAAAATGGTGTGTCAGGTAACCGCAGATAAACTCTCAGCAGATTTGTGGGCGTGGCGAAAATACGGACAAAAACCAATTAAGGGTTCTCCGTATCCAAGGTACATCACCTGCATGtactcataaattaaaattctctTCGAACTTTCCATTCAGTTTCTGATTGTTTCTCGGGAAAATGCTAATACCTAATTACACACACATATTCCTAGGAATTACTATAGGTGTAGCAGCTCCAAAGGTTGTATGGCTCGAAAACAAGTTGAACGGAGTAACACTGAAACCGATGTGTTCATCGTTACGTACACCGGAGACCACTCGCATCCCCGGCCAACCCACCGGAACTCCCTCGCCGGAAGTACCCGAAGTAAAAATCCGACAACGAATCCGCCGGCTTTACACGGGTCACTCTCCTTCCAAGCCGcccccttttcttcttcttcttcttctccaccaCTCTCTCCAACGTCGCCGTCGGAAGATCCACCAGAAGCCGGCGATGTTGAACCTGACCAGGACATGGAAACCGACATGGACGATGACGGTGACATCCGATGACCCCATCACCGCCTGCTTGAGCAACAAGTTTTGCATCGAAGTGACGTCGTCTCGTACTCTGGCTCGAAGAACAAAACCTGTTTGGTTTTGACTTATTGCGAACCAGTTTCAAATCATGTGCTCTTCGGATCTCCTGGACCGGTTTCAGTTCACGTGATTGCGCCTTTGAATTATTACCTTCATCGATGACCGTAGGATCATGATTGTGTGTGGATAGTCTAATTCTAATCCTTCAAATCGAAGCCGTCACAGTTGGATCTTTGGCGTGGTTTTGTTCCTCGAGAATCTGCCACCTAAGATGAGCCACGTGGGTAATCTCAGGCCTAGTATCTGCCAcgtaattttatactttttattcattaaattgtatttcttcagtaaatattatgaaaatgtttgttattaataaaaattaaaaatgattaataaagagaataaatttattgtataattaaattcaacaatgtaaattgaataaattacttttttaatacgCACGATTAGGTTGAAAGCttcttatattaatatatattaagaatgaaaataaggAAATATCAAATACGTtgttaagaaaacaaaacagagATTATTTTTTGATTAACAAGATTGGTGAACATGTCAAACCTAGAAGTTTCTAATCATCATGAACACGGCAAGACATGACGCCAAAGCACATCCAATCTAAAATTGATACGAAGTTTAATCTCAATTTCTGTGATATTTTTAATCGTTATGATTCCATTCGTGTAAATAAGATAAATACAAACGTTTCATACCCATCCAAATGAAAGTTATGGGTTTCAGCTTGATTGTGATATATTCTTGAGACCAAATTCTCTAAAGTTTTCAATTATAAACATGTTTGATACATGGATTTTAATATAACTTGGGTGAAACCTAACAAGATAGGGTCAAATGTTGAGAAGAACCAAACAAGAAGGATGTGTTGAAGAGAGTGAACGTGATACATGAAATGCTTTTGTTAAATGGTTGTTACATGACGCAATGCAACACGCGCTTTAAGTCTAAATATGTGAGTTGTTATATGACCAAATGGCCAAGTAAGGTATAATTAATTAAGGAAAAATTGAATTGGAGATGATATGGCTCTCTGACTTAGTCATACTCTCACGTGCACCTTCTTCAGTGtttactttatattttcaaCACATCAAGCTAGAGTTTTCACTTTCCCATGTGTGCTGAACAAAGGGAACATAAATATGCGCCTCTCTCAAATACTATAAACATTTAAACATTTGAATAAGGAATCATTCTCCCTAACAAACATTattatgaatttgaaatttaagggagtctaaagttataaattaattgataaagttataaatttataatgttaatattttagaGTCAAACGTATTTGGTTTAACAAGACTTTCTTAGCTTTGTGAACTTAAAATGAAGATattctgaaatatatttattggtgtaaatattcaaatattaactGGATAAGTGACAAAATCTTGGTAGTTTGATTATATCATAATATTCCTTAATATCATATATGTATAGAGTATTTGGTAAATAAGATAAAGTGTTACATTATCACAAAAGAATGTGCCTACCATCAAAGCGTATGACACACCTAAGAATAATGTTGATACCTAGAAGGATTTCATCGAAGAATCAATTCACTCTCACGCTTTAACTTGGTTTTTTCAGCGGGGTCAAGGCAATGACAAGGAAGAAGAGGTCAAGGAAGAGACCATGGAGGCTTTGTGGGACAATATCGAGCACAATATTAGACCAACAAAACATGATATTTTAGATCTGGGGACCTGAGCCCGTCTAAATACAATAGCCTTTTCAAAGACAGATTGTGCAGCATAGTCTACCACTGCACAAATGAAGGGAAACATTCATACCATCGGCGAAGGTTTCGTTGAAAGGAAAGCTCTTGAGCAACACAAAAAAGATACCAAGGAGTATCAACTTGGTGAATTAGTTTCCAGCATGGTGCATGCCTCTCGTAACCTTTATagatgaaaatttttatatagGTGACCCAAACTAGGACGA from the Vigna angularis cultivar LongXiaoDou No.4 chromosome 3, ASM1680809v1, whole genome shotgun sequence genome contains:
- the LOC108325518 gene encoding probable WRKY transcription factor 27, whose protein sequence is MDEDWDLFAIVRSCQSATNTSTAAIPETTTNTTSSSLFTSFLKEDRYDAFSFPNTVQPIPNEFHQLHQFFSPFNPTTTNATTLSAPRINPNSPYFAQQESQQISDHLPTLPHFLPEPSTPSFNRFPDHQQQQQNQLQLLQKQEFHTPQNNSPTVSPNAQPQTPKSRKRKSQQKKMVCQVTADKLSADLWAWRKYGQKPIKGSPYPRNYYRCSSSKGCMARKQVERSNTETDVFIVTYTGDHSHPRPTHRNSLAGSTRSKNPTTNPPALHGSLSFQAAPFSSSSSSPPLSPTSPSEDPPEAGDVEPDQDMETDMDDDGDIR